From a single Labrenzia sp. PHM005 genomic region:
- a CDS encoding dihydrodipicolinate synthase family protein, producing MSSNIFSGTIPALMTPCKADRTPDFDALVKKGQDLISKGMSAVVYCGSMGDWPLLTDEERMEGVERLVKAGVPTIVGTGAVNTKSAVAHAAHAAKVGAHGLMVIPRVLSRGVSAIAQRNHFSAILAAAPSLPAVIYNSPYYGFATRADLFFDLRKQFPNLIGFKEFGGHDDLRYAAENITSQDADVTLMVGVDTAVYHGFVNCGATGAITGIGNALPDAVLHLVALCKKAAEGNAEARNRAKELEEALGVLSSFDEGPDLVLYYKHLMVLNGEDEYRLHFNETDALTDAQRGYIEAQYDLFKTWYADWCGQGGVLAECA from the coding sequence ATGTCCTCAAACATTTTTTCCGGCACCATTCCGGCCCTGATGACCCCGTGTAAAGCAGACCGGACGCCGGACTTCGATGCGCTGGTGAAAAAGGGACAGGACCTGATTTCCAAAGGCATGTCAGCTGTTGTTTATTGCGGCTCCATGGGCGATTGGCCGCTCTTGACCGATGAAGAGCGCATGGAAGGCGTCGAGCGCCTGGTCAAAGCTGGCGTCCCGACAATTGTCGGGACGGGCGCAGTCAACACCAAGTCGGCTGTTGCGCATGCAGCTCATGCCGCAAAGGTGGGTGCTCATGGTTTGATGGTGATCCCGAGAGTTTTATCCCGCGGTGTTTCAGCGATAGCCCAGCGCAATCACTTCAGTGCCATTCTGGCTGCAGCGCCGAGCCTTCCGGCTGTCATCTACAACAGCCCCTATTATGGCTTTGCAACCCGAGCAGATCTCTTCTTCGACCTGCGAAAGCAGTTTCCAAACCTGATTGGCTTCAAGGAATTCGGCGGCCACGATGACCTACGCTATGCAGCCGAAAACATCACGTCTCAGGATGCTGATGTTACTTTGATGGTCGGGGTCGACACCGCAGTCTACCATGGCTTTGTCAATTGCGGTGCAACCGGCGCCATCACGGGCATCGGCAATGCCCTGCCGGATGCGGTTCTGCACCTTGTGGCACTTTGTAAAAAAGCCGCAGAAGGAAACGCGGAAGCTCGGAACCGGGCAAAGGAACTGGAAGAGGCGCTCGGCGTGCTATCCAGCTTCGATGAGGGACCGGATCTTGTGCTCTACTACAAACACCTGATGGTTCTGAACGGCGAAGACGAATACCGCCTTCACTTCAATGAGACAGACGCCCTGACAGACGCCCAGCGCGGCTACATCGAAGCGCAATATGACCTCTTCAAAACCTGGTATGCTGACTGGTGCGGGCAAGGCGGAGTTTTGGCCGAATGCGCGTAA
- a CDS encoding amino acid ABC transporter ATP-binding protein, producing MIEIRGLEKYFGALQVLKGIDLDVDKGEVLSVIGASGSGKSTLLYCINGLEPIQKGSVLVDGTNVHDKSTDINKLRQKLGMVFQQWNSFPHLTALENVALAPKIVKGKSRAEANAIAEQQLKHVGLEDKLNVYPSALSGGQQQRLAIARALAMEPAYMLFDEATSALDPELVGEVLDTMRLLAEEGMTMICVTHEMGFARDVSDRVAYFHHGVMEEIGPPEQVFGDAQSEHTRKFLSNVR from the coding sequence ATGATCGAGATACGCGGTCTAGAAAAATACTTCGGTGCGCTTCAAGTCCTCAAAGGCATCGACTTGGATGTCGACAAGGGCGAAGTACTCTCCGTCATCGGCGCGTCCGGCTCCGGCAAATCAACTCTGCTCTATTGCATCAATGGACTGGAGCCGATCCAAAAAGGCTCGGTTCTCGTGGACGGCACCAACGTTCATGACAAGAGCACAGACATCAACAAACTGCGCCAGAAACTCGGCATGGTATTCCAACAGTGGAACAGCTTCCCGCATTTGACAGCCTTGGAGAATGTGGCCCTGGCGCCAAAGATCGTGAAAGGCAAATCTCGTGCGGAAGCCAATGCGATCGCCGAACAACAACTCAAGCATGTCGGCCTGGAAGACAAACTGAATGTCTATCCAAGTGCTCTGTCCGGCGGCCAGCAGCAGCGGCTCGCAATCGCAAGGGCGCTCGCCATGGAACCGGCCTATATGCTGTTTGACGAAGCAACATCGGCGCTCGATCCCGAACTGGTTGGCGAGGTGCTCGACACCATGCGGCTTCTGGCCGAAGAGGGCATGACGATGATTTGTGTCACCCATGAAATGGGGTTTGCGCGCGATGTCTCCGACCGCGTCGCCTACTTCCACCACGGTGTTATGGAAGAGATTGGCCCGCCTGAACAAGTGTTTGGGGACGCACAATCCGAACACACCCGAAAATTCCTGTCCAATGTGCGCTGA
- a CDS encoding amino acid ABC transporter permease has product MQETISFFSGFTINDLWFLGEAALRTLWISAVSISLGTVLGIFFGWLLYEGKLLGAMALAPVLDIFRSIPLIIQLVLFYNFAPIIGLDFGPFGSGVVVLTIYTASLVANVARGGIEAVGKPMRRAARSLGLSYWQDMRHVVLPIGGRAVFPSWVGVALGVMKDSALVSVLGYVELLKASQILITRTQEPFLILAIAGAFYFALSFPISRYAAQLEKRWAQ; this is encoded by the coding sequence GTGCAAGAGACGATAAGCTTCTTCAGTGGCTTTACCATCAATGACCTGTGGTTTCTGGGCGAGGCAGCGCTCCGTACACTCTGGATCTCGGCCGTATCAATTTCCCTTGGAACGGTCCTCGGAATCTTCTTTGGCTGGCTGCTCTACGAAGGCAAACTTCTGGGAGCCATGGCGCTGGCGCCGGTTCTGGATATCTTCCGGTCGATCCCGCTGATCATCCAGCTGGTCCTTTTCTACAACTTCGCGCCGATTATCGGCCTGGATTTTGGTCCGTTTGGCTCCGGAGTGGTGGTTCTGACGATCTATACGGCGTCTTTGGTCGCCAATGTTGCCCGCGGCGGCATTGAGGCTGTTGGCAAACCGATGCGCCGCGCCGCCCGCTCGCTTGGCCTGAGCTATTGGCAGGACATGCGCCATGTTGTTCTGCCGATCGGTGGCCGTGCGGTCTTTCCATCCTGGGTCGGTGTTGCGCTCGGCGTCATGAAGGACAGCGCCCTGGTCTCTGTCCTTGGATATGTCGAACTTCTGAAAGCCAGCCAGATCCTGATTACCCGGACCCAGGAACCCTTCCTGATCCTAGCAATTGCCGGTGCGTTCTATTTCGCGCTGTCCTTTCCGATCTCGCGCTATGCCGCACAACTAGAAAAAAGGTGGGCCCAATGA
- a CDS encoding amino acid ABC transporter permease, which produces MFDYNFHWRPVMKSLPDLLEAGLLTLQVATLSMVIGIIIGLGLALIRLNWSGPAYWFATAWVELARNTPALFQLFFFGFGLGAFGLHLSPFTIVLAGLSFNCAGYLAENFRGGFQSIPNTQLRAARSLGMSSWQAYTRIIIPQVFRVVYHPLTNQLVWAVLMSSLGMLVGFRELSGETQFFASRTFRIFEYFAVTAIIYYVIVKVILAASRLLALRLFRY; this is translated from the coding sequence ATGTTTGACTACAATTTCCATTGGCGCCCGGTGATGAAAAGCTTGCCGGACCTTTTGGAAGCAGGTTTGCTGACCTTGCAGGTCGCAACGCTTTCAATGGTCATCGGCATCATCATTGGCCTGGGGCTCGCCCTCATCCGCCTGAACTGGAGTGGACCGGCCTATTGGTTCGCGACCGCTTGGGTCGAGTTGGCACGGAACACCCCGGCTCTATTTCAGCTGTTCTTTTTCGGATTTGGTCTGGGCGCCTTCGGACTGCACCTCAGTCCCTTCACCATCGTCCTCGCGGGCCTTAGCTTCAACTGCGCAGGATATCTGGCGGAAAACTTCCGCGGTGGTTTCCAATCAATTCCAAACACCCAATTGCGCGCCGCCCGCAGCCTTGGCATGTCGTCCTGGCAAGCCTACACACGGATCATCATTCCTCAGGTGTTTCGCGTAGTTTATCACCCGCTGACCAACCAGCTGGTCTGGGCTGTGCTCATGTCATCATTAGGCATGCTCGTAGGATTCCGGGAACTCAGCGGTGAAACACAATTTTTCGCCAGCCGGACCTTCCGCATCTTCGAATACTTCGCCGTGACCGCGATCATCTACTACGTGATCGTCAAGGTCATCCTTGCGGCCTCGCGCCTGCTTGCTCTGCGCCTGTTCCGCTACTGA
- a CDS encoding transporter substrate-binding domain-containing protein: MFRKFAAAAALTLVATLPAKADTLDDVVDRGELRCGVVLDFPPIGYRDANNEPAGFDVEYCNDLAAALEVEPSIYPVTWAERLPVIVTGRADVVFGATSDSLARARTVGFTIPYAIYYAQGVVNAESGIESFEDIRGKTVAGAIGTVPEQEWLKIAKEWGEEHLYQGYQSENEVFLAVAQGKADIGITTNTAVKPITDQYDTVLAGPRMPWTTDYTSVVGKREDVTWLNFLNLFVTHQVRSGRYDELWGKYVGGEAPELRIPGVMY, translated from the coding sequence ATGTTTAGGAAATTCGCAGCCGCAGCAGCGCTTACGCTCGTTGCCACTTTACCAGCCAAGGCTGACACTCTGGACGATGTCGTTGATCGCGGTGAACTTCGCTGTGGCGTAGTCCTCGACTTTCCGCCGATCGGTTACCGGGACGCCAACAACGAGCCTGCGGGCTTTGACGTCGAATACTGCAATGATCTCGCAGCCGCTCTGGAAGTTGAACCGTCCATTTACCCAGTAACGTGGGCCGAGCGCCTCCCGGTCATCGTCACCGGTCGTGCAGATGTTGTCTTTGGAGCCACATCGGACAGTCTGGCCCGCGCCCGAACTGTTGGGTTCACCATTCCTTATGCAATCTACTACGCGCAGGGCGTCGTCAACGCGGAAAGCGGTATCGAGTCGTTCGAGGATATCCGCGGCAAAACTGTTGCTGGCGCGATCGGCACCGTCCCAGAGCAGGAATGGCTCAAAATCGCCAAAGAATGGGGCGAAGAACACCTTTATCAGGGGTATCAGTCGGAAAACGAAGTGTTTCTGGCAGTCGCCCAAGGCAAAGCCGATATCGGCATCACAACCAACACAGCGGTCAAGCCCATCACGGACCAGTATGACACTGTTCTGGCCGGCCCACGCATGCCCTGGACAACAGATTACACTTCCGTTGTCGGAAAACGTGAAGATGTGACCTGGCTGAACTTCCTCAACCTGTTTGTCACCCATCAGGTCCGCTCCGGCCGTTACGATGAGCTTTGGGGCAAGTACGTCGGAGGCGAAGCTCCGGAACTCCGCATCCCGGGCGTCATGTACTGA